In Polyangium spumosum, the DNA window GCGCGGTCGGCGCCCTGAAGCTCGGTTACAAGAAGGTCTTCATCATGCCCGCCGGGATCGCCGGCTGGAGGAGGGCCGGCAAGCCCGTCGAGAGACTTTAGCTCCGAAGAGGGCGGCGGCGGCAGGCGACATCGAAGCGATGGTGATTCACCCAACCGCGCCCCCTGTCGCATCGGTCACATCGGGGGGGATCGTCGCATCGTTTGTCCAAGGGGTTTGTCTTGATGCTGGGGCTGTGGTAGGGACCTCTCGACGCACTCGTGCGCGAGTAGGAGGAACCTGTGCCCCGACGAACCGTAGCAAAACCATTCTGCCTGAAGGTTGGCGCTCGTATCCGCGAGCTACGAAAGGAGCACGGCAAGTCCTTGCAGGACCTCGCCGATGCCTCCGCGATCTCGAAAGGTCACCTGTCGAGCATCGAGCAGGGCCTCGCGGCGATCACCATCGAGACGGTCGAGCGCATCGCACGCGCGCTCGACATACCCCCTTATTGCGTCATGACGTTCCCGGCGGACGACGAGGTGAACCGTATCGCGGATCTCGCCCGCAAGGTGCCGAAGGGCGAGCGCCGAAAGCTCCGGAAAGACCTCGAGGCGCGCACGGCGCGCGAGCCCTCGAAGTAAATTTCCGGCTGCTCATGCCGCGCGCTTGCGCGCGAACACTTCCACGGTGATGTTGAACGCGGCGCGGTGCAGTGCATCCGCCGCGCGTGTGGCTTCTTCCGCGGTCGCGGCATGGCCACGGAACACGTCCCGGCCTTCCGCGTCGATCACCCCCGCCTCCACGTAGACGCGGCCATCACTCCCAAGCGCGAGTTTGTGGAGCAGCGCCCACACGAGCAAGTCCGCCGCGGTCAACTTCATGGCTTCCTCGGCATGTAATGCGTAGCCGACGAACACCGGGCGATCCGGAGGCGGCGGTTCGTCCTCCAGCTGGAAATAAAGCGTGCCGTCGCTGGCGAGCGCGAACTCCGTGGCC includes these proteins:
- a CDS encoding helix-turn-helix domain-containing protein; its protein translation is MPRRTVAKPFCLKVGARIRELRKEHGKSLQDLADASAISKGHLSSIEQGLAAITIETVERIARALDIPPYCVMTFPADDEVNRIADLARKVPKGERRKLRKDLEARTAREPSK